From a region of the Listeria monocytogenes ATCC 19117 genome:
- the yaaA gene encoding S4 domain-containing protein YaaA, translated as MAETVKINSEFVTLGQLLQMIDVVSTGGMAKAYLSENTIYINGEQDNRRGKKLRNGDVILVPGVGKVKIEQGK; from the coding sequence TTGGCTGAAACAGTAAAGATAAATAGCGAGTTCGTAACGCTTGGTCAACTTTTACAAATGATTGATGTAGTTTCAACTGGTGGAATGGCGAAAGCGTACCTTAGTGAAAATACGATTTACATCAACGGAGAGCAAGACAACCGCCGGGGGAAAAAGCTTCGTAATGGCGATGTTATCTTAGTTCCCGGTGTTGGAAAAGTGAAA